In Phormidium ambiguum IAM M-71, one DNA window encodes the following:
- a CDS encoding tetratricopeptide repeat protein — protein sequence MSMIKNAYFLANLLAAVTGITLSHASPALSESSWQKQETNQSTIESVVAQVSQNKEQAQDYYEQGISLQQQGKLAEAIMQYQKALTLNPKLAAAHLNMGVALATQGKDTEAIAAYRQAIKIQPNMAEAHYNLGNMLVQQEDFIAAEKEYKAAIKINPNYAKAHYNLGNVLAQQGQVEAAIKQWQETIRVQPEFAEAYANIGLIMSRTGEKEQAIEAFKKARDLFKSQGKEEQAEEIDRMIQRLWSNPTGIA from the coding sequence ATGTCAATGATAAAAAATGCTTACTTTTTAGCCAATCTGTTGGCTGCTGTTACTGGCATCACTTTGAGTCATGCTTCCCCAGCGTTATCTGAGTCAAGTTGGCAGAAACAGGAAACAAATCAGTCAACAATTGAGAGTGTAGTTGCTCAAGTTTCACAGAACAAAGAACAAGCCCAAGATTATTATGAACAGGGCATTTCTTTGCAACAACAAGGGAAATTGGCAGAAGCGATTATGCAATACCAAAAAGCTCTAACTTTAAATCCTAAATTAGCAGCAGCGCATTTGAATATGGGAGTAGCTTTAGCAACTCAAGGCAAAGATACAGAAGCGATCGCAGCTTATCGTCAAGCCATAAAAATTCAACCAAACATGGCAGAAGCTCATTATAACTTGGGCAATATGCTAGTACAACAAGAAGATTTTATCGCTGCGGAAAAAGAGTATAAAGCAGCAATTAAAATTAATCCCAACTACGCTAAAGCTCATTACAATTTAGGTAACGTACTCGCCCAACAAGGACAAGTAGAAGCCGCTATTAAACAATGGCAAGAAACAATTCGCGTTCAACCAGAATTTGCCGAAGCTTACGCTAACATAGGTTTAATTATGAGTCGTACTGGCGAAAAAGAGCAAGCCATAGAAGCGTTCAAAAAAGCCAGAGATTTATTTAAATCTCAAGGAAAGGAAGAACAAGCCGAAGAGATCGATCGCATGATTCAACGTTTGTGGAGTAACCCCACAGGCATAGCTTAA